The following proteins are encoded in a genomic region of Archangium lipolyticum:
- a CDS encoding AgmX/PglI C-terminal domain-containing protein — protein sequence MASPQQSRILRVGLVQDGRILEERHLRKPGDFTVGQDPKNSLVLPLPDLPASFPVFEYKANQYNLVFTDDMQGRVNLGSSDVDFQALRKQGMAMERADQYVLPLQESARGVVQLDKDLRLFFQFVTPPPDSEKPKLPPDLQGGSWRTMDRMFFGILAASLLLHFSGAAVIIASEPPPEPELELDQLDDRFARVFIPPPKQEEPKKQATETAQAAPEKKPEKPKATEEKPAEASSKPSTPEEAAARRAEMAKKVAGKGLLKILGSSGGGGGAFSDVLGGSTGGGDIASALAGAGGVGIANQAAVGASGPRGGVSGSVADIGELGTKGGGKVDLGTKKEAEVSGQVTSATPEVDSAEVDRDALNRYIKARLSAIRNCYEKELKRNPQLRGKVTVRFNIMPSGRPADIEIEENTLGSDAVGSCIRTVVRSWVFPFKPDDEVSVAYPFLFSPGG from the coding sequence ATGGCTTCCCCTCAGCAGAGCCGGATCCTCCGCGTTGGCCTCGTCCAGGATGGGCGCATCCTCGAGGAGCGCCACCTGCGCAAGCCCGGCGACTTCACCGTCGGCCAGGATCCGAAGAACTCCCTCGTCCTGCCCCTTCCGGACCTGCCGGCCAGCTTCCCCGTCTTCGAGTACAAGGCCAACCAGTACAACCTGGTCTTCACCGACGACATGCAGGGCCGGGTGAACCTCGGCTCCTCGGACGTGGACTTCCAGGCGCTGCGCAAGCAGGGCATGGCCATGGAGCGGGCCGACCAGTACGTCCTGCCCCTTCAGGAGAGCGCCCGCGGAGTCGTTCAGCTCGACAAGGACCTGCGCCTCTTCTTCCAGTTCGTCACGCCTCCACCCGACTCCGAGAAGCCCAAGCTCCCTCCGGACCTCCAGGGTGGCAGCTGGCGGACCATGGACCGGATGTTCTTCGGCATCCTGGCCGCCTCGCTGCTGCTGCACTTCTCCGGCGCGGCGGTGATCATCGCCTCCGAGCCCCCGCCCGAGCCCGAGCTCGAGCTGGACCAGTTGGATGATCGCTTCGCCCGCGTGTTCATTCCGCCGCCCAAGCAGGAGGAGCCCAAGAAGCAGGCCACCGAGACGGCCCAGGCGGCCCCCGAGAAGAAGCCCGAGAAGCCGAAGGCCACGGAGGAGAAGCCCGCGGAGGCTTCGTCCAAGCCCTCCACCCCGGAGGAGGCCGCCGCCCGGCGCGCCGAGATGGCGAAGAAGGTGGCCGGCAAGGGCCTGCTGAAGATCCTCGGCTCCTCGGGCGGTGGCGGAGGCGCGTTCTCGGACGTGCTCGGTGGCAGCACCGGTGGCGGAGACATCGCGTCGGCGCTGGCCGGCGCGGGCGGCGTGGGCATCGCCAACCAGGCCGCGGTGGGCGCCAGTGGCCCGCGCGGCGGTGTCAGCGGCAGCGTGGCCGACATTGGCGAGCTCGGCACCAAGGGCGGCGGCAAGGTGGACCTGGGCACCAAGAAGGAGGCCGAGGTCTCCGGCCAGGTCACCAGCGCGACCCCCGAGGTGGACAGCGCCGAGGTGGATCGCGATGCGCTCAATCGCTACATCAAGGCACGCCTCAGCGCCATCCGGAACTGCTACGAGAAGGAGCTCAAGCGCAACCCCCAGCTCCGGGGCAAGGTGACGGTGCGCTTCAACATCATGCCTTCCGGGCGCCCCGCGGACATCGAAATCGAGGAAAACACCCTGGGCAGCGACGCGGTGGGCAGTTGCATCCGCACCGTCGTCCGCAGCTGGGTGTTCCCCTTCAAACCAGATGACGAAGTCTCGGTGGCCTACCCGTTCCTCTTCTCGCCCGGAGGGTAG
- a CDS encoding cyclic nucleotide-binding domain-containing protein — MEKLAVISSSPLFEMLSSTELAHLAELAEQRRYTAGELVFEEGELGDSLYVIVRGEVEVVRRDGGGVPRPLTVLTAPDFFGEMSLIDKEYRSATVRARSEAVLLRLTAQHLSTFRQSHRDGFTFVVINIARILSARVREANARLAARQA; from the coding sequence ATGGAAAAGCTGGCCGTCATTTCGTCCTCGCCGCTGTTCGAGATGCTCTCCAGCACGGAGCTGGCGCATCTGGCCGAGCTGGCCGAGCAGCGGCGCTACACCGCGGGAGAGCTCGTCTTCGAGGAAGGCGAGCTGGGCGACAGTCTCTACGTCATCGTGCGTGGCGAGGTGGAGGTGGTGCGGCGGGACGGCGGTGGGGTGCCCCGGCCCCTCACGGTGCTCACCGCTCCGGACTTCTTCGGGGAGATGAGCCTCATCGACAAGGAGTACCGCTCCGCCACGGTGCGGGCGCGCTCGGAGGCGGTGCTGCTGCGGCTCACCGCCCAGCATCTGTCCACCTTCCGTCAGAGCCACCGCGACGGCTTCACCTTCGTCGTCATCAACATCGCGCGCATCCTGTCGGCGCGAGTGCGCGAGGCCAATGCCCGGCTCGCGGCCAGGCAGGCGTGA